The nucleotide window CGCTCTCCGGCGTGAAGCCGCGCTCCCACCCCTCATGGCCGGTCAGCCACGACAGCCGCAGCGTGGCGGCGTTGTCGTCGAAAATGCTTTGCGCGTTGATGCCGGTCAGTTCCACCGCGTCGCCTCGTTCGGTTGGGGGTGTGGGGGTCTACGCTACGGGGCTTGTCTGGCGTGTGGGCTCAGGGCTGCCAATTCGCGAGTGCCGTATGAATGTCTTCGGCGCTCGGTGCATTCGACAACGTCTCGCGCATCGATCGATCCGAAAGCAATTGTGCGATTTCGGACAGGATTTCGAGATGTTGCTGGGTGGCTTGTTCGGGCACCAGAAGGAAAAACAGCAGGGACACCGGCTGGCCGTCAGGCGCTTCGAAGGGGATCGGCGCTTCCAGGCGCACGAATGCTGCCATCGGATGCTTCAGGCCCTTGATACGGCCATGCGGAATCGCCACGCCTTCACCGAGCCCGGTCGAGCCAAGTCGCTCGCGCGCGAAGAGATTGTCGGTGATGACAGCGCGGGTGAGCCCGGCATTGCTCTCGAATAGGAGCCCGGCTTGCTCGAAGACGCGCTTCTTGCTGGTGACGGAGAGTCCAAGCAGGATGTTGGACGCAGGTAAGAGTTTGACTAAACGGTTCATCTTGTAATGCGGGCGAACGCGTAGTCGCCCTCCAACCCCCGATTGACCTCGCATTATAGACCACCTGCCGCCGACCCCTGCGCCATTCCCCAGAAATGCGCCGGACCATATAAAAGGGGCCGTTCAACGGCCCCGCGGTGGGTGATGCCAGACTATGACAGACGCAATTGCAGGCGCGAGGTTCCGCGCGGGCTTTCGCCGGTGTCAGTCGACGCGACTACCACGC belongs to Pandoraea norimbergensis and includes:
- the ptsN gene encoding PTS IIA-like nitrogen regulatory protein PtsN translates to MNRLVKLLPASNILLGLSVTSKKRVFEQAGLLFESNAGLTRAVITDNLFARERLGSTGLGEGVAIPHGRIKGLKHPMAAFVRLEAPIPFEAPDGQPVSLLFFLLVPEQATQQHLEILSEIAQLLSDRSMRETLSNAPSAEDIHTALANWQP